One stretch of Cygnus olor isolate bCygOlo1 chromosome 1, bCygOlo1.pri.v2, whole genome shotgun sequence DNA includes these proteins:
- the WNT11 gene encoding protein Wnt-11 isoform X1: MKPSPQFLLAGFLSLILQTGICSGIKWIALSKTPSALALNQTQHCKQLEGLVVSQVQLCRSNLELMQTIIQAAREVIKTCRKTFSDMRWNCSSIELAPNYLLDLERGTRESAFVYALSAAAISHTIARACTTGDLPGCSCGPIPGETPGPGYRWGGCADNLNYGLIMGSKFSDAPMKMKKSGSQANKLMHLHNSEVGRQVLKASLEMKCKCHGVSGSCSIKTCWKGLQELRDIALDLKNKYLSATKVVHRPMGTRKYLVPKDIDIRPVKETELIYLQSSPDFCMKNEKVGSHGTQDRQCNKTSNGSDSCDLMCCGRGYNPYMDKVVERCHCKYHWCCYVTCKKCERTVERYVCK, from the exons ATGAAGCCGAGCCCGCAGTTTTTGTTAGctggttttctgtctttgattCTGCAGACGGGGATTTGCTCTGGGATAAAATGGAT AGCTCTGTCCAAGACTCCTTCGGCTTTGGCCCTGAATCAAACCCAGCACTGCAAGCAGCTCGAAGGCCTGGTGGTTTCCCAGGTGCAGCTGTGCCGCAGCAACCTGGAGCTGATGCAGACCATCATCCAGGCGGCCCGGGAAGTGATAAAGACCTGTCGTAAAACTTTCTCAGACATGCGGTGGAACTGCTCATCCATTGAGCTGGCTCCGAACTACCTGCTGGACTTAGAGAGAG GCACAAGGGAGTCAGCCTTTGTGTATGCCCTTTCCGCTGCTGCCATCAGTCACACCATTGCCAGAGCCTGCACCACCGGGGACCTCCCTGGCTGTTCCTGTGGTCCCATCCCAGGTGAGACACCTGGACCTGGGTATCGATGGGGAGGATGTGCAGACAACCTCAACTATGGTCTTATCATGGGGTCCAAATTTTCAGATGCTCccatgaagatgaaaaaatcaGGATCACAAGCCAATAAACTGATGCATCTGCACAACAGTGAAGTAGGGAGACAG GTCTTAAAAGCCTctcttgaaatgaaatgtaagtGCCATGGAGTTTCTGGGTCATGCTCTATCAAGACCTGTTGGAAAGGCCTTCAAGAGCTGCGAGACATTGCATTGGACCTCAAAAACAAGTATTTATCGGCCACCAAGGTCGTTCACCGGCCCATGGGCACCCGCAAATACCTCGTGCCAAAGGATATTGATATCAGGCCGGTTAAAGAGACAGAGCTGATTTACCTACAGAGCTCGCCTGATTTCTGCATGAAGAACGAGAAAGTGGGGTCACATGGGACCCAGGACAG gcAATGCAACAAGACCTCCAACGGGAGCGACAGCTGTGACCTGATGTGCTGCGGCAGAGGCTACAACCCCTACATGGACAAAGTGGTGGAGCGGTGCCACTGCAAATACCACTGGTGCTGCTACGTGACCTGTAAAAAGTGCGAGAGGACTGTCGAGAGATACGTGTGCAAGTGA
- the WNT11 gene encoding protein Wnt-11 isoform X2, translating into MKPSPQFLLAGFLSLILQTGICSGIKWIALSKTPSALALNQTQHCKQLEGLVVSQVQLCRSNLELMQTIIQAAREVIKTCRKTFSDMRWNCSSIELAPNYLLDLERGTRESAFVYALSAAAISHTIARACTTGDLPGCSCGPIPDAPMKMKKSGSQANKLMHLHNSEVGRQVLKASLEMKCKCHGVSGSCSIKTCWKGLQELRDIALDLKNKYLSATKVVHRPMGTRKYLVPKDIDIRPVKETELIYLQSSPDFCMKNEKVGSHGTQDRQCNKTSNGSDSCDLMCCGRGYNPYMDKVVERCHCKYHWCCYVTCKKCERTVERYVCK; encoded by the exons ATGAAGCCGAGCCCGCAGTTTTTGTTAGctggttttctgtctttgattCTGCAGACGGGGATTTGCTCTGGGATAAAATGGAT AGCTCTGTCCAAGACTCCTTCGGCTTTGGCCCTGAATCAAACCCAGCACTGCAAGCAGCTCGAAGGCCTGGTGGTTTCCCAGGTGCAGCTGTGCCGCAGCAACCTGGAGCTGATGCAGACCATCATCCAGGCGGCCCGGGAAGTGATAAAGACCTGTCGTAAAACTTTCTCAGACATGCGGTGGAACTGCTCATCCATTGAGCTGGCTCCGAACTACCTGCTGGACTTAGAGAGAG GCACAAGGGAGTCAGCCTTTGTGTATGCCCTTTCCGCTGCTGCCATCAGTCACACCATTGCCAGAGCCTGCACCACCGGGGACCTCCCTGGCTGTTCCTGTGGTCCCATCCCAG ATGCTCccatgaagatgaaaaaatcaGGATCACAAGCCAATAAACTGATGCATCTGCACAACAGTGAAGTAGGGAGACAG GTCTTAAAAGCCTctcttgaaatgaaatgtaagtGCCATGGAGTTTCTGGGTCATGCTCTATCAAGACCTGTTGGAAAGGCCTTCAAGAGCTGCGAGACATTGCATTGGACCTCAAAAACAAGTATTTATCGGCCACCAAGGTCGTTCACCGGCCCATGGGCACCCGCAAATACCTCGTGCCAAAGGATATTGATATCAGGCCGGTTAAAGAGACAGAGCTGATTTACCTACAGAGCTCGCCTGATTTCTGCATGAAGAACGAGAAAGTGGGGTCACATGGGACCCAGGACAG gcAATGCAACAAGACCTCCAACGGGAGCGACAGCTGTGACCTGATGTGCTGCGGCAGAGGCTACAACCCCTACATGGACAAAGTGGTGGAGCGGTGCCACTGCAAATACCACTGGTGCTGCTACGTGACCTGTAAAAAGTGCGAGAGGACTGTCGAGAGATACGTGTGCAAGTGA